The Virgibacillus sp. SK37 region AAAGAACTTGCAGAAAGACTGCCAAACGCAAAATTCTGGAACTTTTATGGCCAAACAGAAGTAGCTCCTCTTGCAACTGCTCTGCAGCCGGAAGATCAGCTCCGTAAGCTTGGTTCTGCCGGTGTACCGACATTACATTTGCAAACCAAAATTGTCGATGAAAATGGAAAAGAGGTTGCCAGAGGAGAGATTGGAGAAATTGTACACCGCACACCTCATGCAATGAAGGGCTATTTACATGATCCCGAAAAAACAGCGGAAGCGTTCCGTAATGGATGGTTTCATAGTGGGGACCTTGGAACAATGGATGAAGAAGGGTATATTACAATCGTAGACCGGAAAAAAGATATGATTAACACAGGTGGTGTCAATGTCTCGAGCAGGGAAGTTGAGGAAACAATTTATCAATTGGAAGGTGTTTCAGAGGTTGCAGTTATCAGCATTCCTGACGCATACTGGGTTGAAGCAGTGACAGCAATTATTGTACCTAAGCATGATGCGAACCTAACAAAGGAGGCAGTGATCACCTTTTGCAGAGAGAAATTATCACCATTTAAAGTTCCTAAAAAGGTAGATTTTGCTGATGAATTACCAAAAAACCCAAGTGGAAAAGTATTGAAAAGATCGTTAAGAGACCAATACGAAAATCTGGAACAGTAAACTTATCATAAAGACTATTTCCAAAGGGTGCACTCTTTCCATGATAGAGAATTAGCCAAATTAATTTTAACTCAGCAACAGTTTTGCTTGAATAGTTTCTTGGAATTTTCAAAGACTATGGATGGAGGTGGTTTGCTTGAGTAAGAAAAGAAATAATTATAGTAATAAGCAGGTACAATCCAGTGTTAACCCACAAGGCTTAACGGAAGATGAGGCAGAACAACGCCCAAAATCTCAACTGGAACAGCGAGCAAAAAAGAAAAATACAAAGATCTAGAGGTGGGCATAATCGATTACACATTGGACTATTTAAGAGAATCCTTGGCAAATTACGCAGAAAATGAAATGTGTCAACAGATCTTCCAAAAACTCGATGAAAATAATTATTCCAATGAGGAAATGTTTGTAAGAGCACTTGATGAAGAAGAAATGACCTACTTAAATGATGTCCTTGAGAATGAGCTCCACTACGCTAAGAGCGTCGAGCATGATCAGCGAGTAAAAGAATTGACTGAAGTGTATGAGTTACTTTTTTAGTTATAAGTATAAATTTCCATTGAATTTTTTTGAGTAAAGGTGTATTATAAATTTACAAGCTGCAATGTACGTATTCAATTAAGTTTTAACCTCTAATTAGATAATAGGGAGTTTTACATTGAAGCTCTAATGTCGCGCCGTCATAATGTAGCGGAAGACAGGAAAGTTTCTGCAAACACCCACTTGGTGAAGTGGTGGTTTAAAACTTTTTATTTAAGATACGGCAATTGTGGCCTGTATACTTATACAAATAATCAAAACCAGTTTCCTTATCGGAGGCTGGTTTTTTCGTGGTTTGGAAATTCTTATTCTAAAAGGCTCTATACTAAATGTGGTGGTCTCCTTTGGAGGATCAGTGTTTCCGTAAGAAACAAAAAAATACACTCATTCCCCTCTCTTTTGTTAACCTAAAGTTGCGACACAAAAGGAAAAGGAGAGGGAAAGAGTGCAAAACCATTTTATCATAGAAATGTTAGGTATTGAAGACAAACATGTAGATGTATGGGAAGTTTCTAGTGACTCAGCTAAGTTTTTTGTAGAGCTATATACAAAAGTAAAGAAGCAGAAGTGCCCGTTTTGTGGCAATAGGACAAAAAGTATCCACGGCTATCGTACCCAAACGATTCAGGGGCCCATTGTTTCCAATAAACCAGTTAGTATTTCTTTGAAAAAGAGACGCTACTTATGTAAGGCGTGTAATCATACGTTTTATGAAAAGCTTCAGATGGTGGAACGATACCAACGTTGCACCCGTTCTATACAAACGACAGCGCTAACGTATACAGCTGTGGGCTCATTTACTACAGCTGCCCAGTTAACTGGGATGAGTTCGCAACGGTTACTTCGTATTTATGATCGAAAAGAAATAAAAACAAGGAAAGTCCTGCCACGTGCGTTAGCTATTGATGAATTTAAAGGGGATGCGGGCGGTGAAAGGTTTCAAACGGTCATTGCGGATGTAGAAAATAAAGAGATTGTGGATGTCTTACCTGATCGGAAGGTAGATACAATTAAAGCTTATCTTCAGTCCTGTGATACAAGTAACGTAGAGATTGTCGTCATGGACCTTTCTAAGTCTTTTAAGCAAGCAATACGGAAGGCGCTTGGTAACCCACTGATCATCGCTGATCGATTTCATTTTATGCGGCAAGTATATTGGGCGCTAGATGAAGTACGTCGAGAAGTGCAAAGAGACTTAGAGAAAAAAGACCGGATATATATGAAAAAAAGTAAAAAGTTACTTTGGAAATCAACCTATAAATTATCAGAAGAAGAGCGAGAGAAAGTAAATCAGTTACTCCAGGTTGATCCTCGATTAGAAGAGGCATACAACCTAAAAAACAAACTTGATCAGTGGTTTAAAGAGAGTAACGAAAAGACCGCTACACAGGGTCTAGAAGGATGTTTAATGGCGATGAAGGATTCTAATATTGAGTCTTTTCATAGAGTAAGAAAAACATTTGAGCGGTGGAAGCAAGAGATCTTGCATTCCTTTATGTATCCTTTTAATAATGGATATATTGAAGGCGTAAATAATACAATTAAAGTGGCAAAACGAATGTCGTATGGAATTAAAAATTTTAATCGATTAAAAAAGAAAATACTGTGGCGACAAGAGGTTAGAAGGGTTTTGACACAATAGAAACGGCAACCAATATACGTACGCAGCTATTTAAGCAAAGGCTTTTTAATAAAAGAGATGGTGGAGTGAAAATCACACCACCACATTTGACTGAGAACCTTCTAAAATAGGCGTATATGGCATCCAATGATTCGTTAAATAGATAAACTGAGAGAATTATTTGATTGAACTATAAACGGCTATATTGGAAAATAATGTATAGTAAGCAAGCTTTAGCTAATCCCCCCTTCTAATTGTTTAAATAAGTAAATGTTTATATACGTGATTTGTTTTCAGTATTAGATTTTCCTTATAAGTCACGATATATTTAAGAGAGGGGGGATGGTAATGAATTTTCAGTACAATAGATTGGATCATGTTCAAATAGCAGCTCCAAAAGGTGGAGAAGAAAAAGCAAAAGAATTTTATGCAGAAAAACTTGGATTTACCGAGATTGAAAAGCCACCATTGTTAAAGAAGAATGGGGGTGTTTGGTTTCAAGCAGGTGATGTTCATATCCATATTGGAATAGAGGACCCATTTAGACCAGCAACAAAAGCTCATCCTGCTATTCAAGTGCATCAATTAGAAAATCTGAAAGAATATTTGACCGATCAGGGCATAGAAGTCATTACAGATGATCGTTTACCTGGTGCTTCGCGCTTCTATGTTAACGATCCTTTCGGAAACCGAATTGAGTTTTTGGAATGGTTATACAACGAACAGGAATAAAAGTTAGAAAATTATTAAATTTGCATGAGGGGTTGTAACTGACACGTCACATGCTATACTAGTTACATTAATTGAATATCATCATCATATAATCGCGGGGATATGGCCTGCAAGTTTCTACCGGTTTACCGTAAATGAACCGACTATGAGAAATAATACAGTGTTGGTGTATGCCATATTTGGTATATCCCTTCATTTCTTTCAGCATTTTATAAAGCTTGAAGGATATTGTTCTGCTCGTAGTTGGAATGCAGCCAATATCTCTTCAAGCTTTTTTGTTTTGAGGGAAAACATTGTAGTAGACTTTTCTATGCTTAATGTGTAGTGAGCACTATATTTCACTTATCAGCATTTCGAATATATACACTTCATTTTGGGGGAAAATAAAATGGAACTTTTAAAGCAAAAGATAGTAAACGAAGGAAAGGCATTATCAAATACAGTTTTAAAGGTGGATCGATTTTTAAATCATCAGATCGATCCTCAATTGATGCAAGAAATCGGTAAAGAGTTTGCAGCGCTATTTCAAGAAGCTGGTATTACCAAAATACTAACACTTGAATCTTCTGGTATCGCTCCTTCCGTTATGACAGGATTGCAGCTGGAGGTGCCTGTGATATTTGCGAGAAAAAGAAAATCGCTTACGTTGATTGAAAATCTCTATTCAGCGAACGTTTACTCATTTACAAAACAGGAAACGAGTGAAATTTCCATTTCCTCGGATTTTATTACAAGTGAGGATACCGTACTGGTTATTGACGATTTTCTTGCAAATGGACAAGCTGCGCTCGGCTTAATTGATTTAGTAAAGCAAGCGGGTGCAAAAATTGCGGGCGTAGGCATCGTAATTGAAAAGGCTTTTCAGGATGGTGGCAGTCTTATAGAAGAGCAAGGAATACGTCTGGAATCATTGGCAAAGATAGCTTCACTAAGCAAAGGTAATGTTACTTTTGAGGAGGAAGAATCGATATGAAAAATACAGCGTTAGGACTACAGCATGTACTTGCAATGTACGCAGGAGCTATCTTAGTTCCGCTGATTGTTGGTGGAGGAGTTGGCTTAAATCCGGAGCAATTGACATATTTAGTTGCCGTCGATATTTTAATGTGTGGTGTTGCTACATTACTTCAAGTATTTAAAAATCGCTTTTTTGGTATAGGCCTACCTGTCGTCCTTGGTTGTACTTTTACAGCGGTAGGACCGATGATTGCAATCGGCGGAGAATACGGAATATCAGCAATCTATGGCTCCATCTTAGTATCTGGACTTTTTGTTGTTTTAGTTAGCAAATATTTTGGCAAACTCGTACGTTTCTTTCCTCCAGTTGTCACTGGTTCAGTTGTAACCATAATTGGAATCACACTTATTCCGGTAGCCATTAATAATATGGGAGGTGGGCAAGGAGCAAGTGATTTTGGCTCTCTCACTAATATTGCTTTGTCATTTGGAACATTACTATTTATTATTCTTTTGTATCGCTTTTCCACAGGATTTATTCGTTCTATTTCTATTTTAATTGGTTTGCTTGCAGGTACTATTATTGCTGCTGTGATGGGTAAAGTTGATTTTCAAGCAGTAGCAGACGCATCTTATTTCCATATGGTCCAACCATTTTACTTTGGAATGCCTACGTTTGAATGGTCTGCCATTATTACAATGTGCCTTGTGGCAATGGTTTCACTAGTTGAATCTACAGGTGTCTATTTTGCACTGAGTGATATTACAGAAAAAGAATTAACGGAAAAAGATTTGTCTAATGGATATCGTGCAGAAGGTTTGGCTATTTTGCTTGGTGGAGTATTTAATGCATTTCAATACACAGCTTTCTCACAAAACGTCGGATTAATTCAACTAACTGGTGTGAAATCCCGTAAAGTAGTAGGTGTAGCTGGGGTGATTCTTATTCTTCTAGGTTTTATACCTAAAATCGCTGCATTTACTACGATCATACCTACCGCCGTTCTAGGTGGTGCAATGATTGCCATGTTCGGTATGGTAGTTTCCCAAGGAATTAAAATGTTAAGTAATGTCATTGCAAACTCACCAGAGAATTCTATGATAATAGCCTGTTCGGTGGGTATGGGTCTTGGTGTTACTGTAGTTCCTGAGTTATTCTCCCACTTTCCTACTAGTGTTCAAATCCTGACGAGCAATGGGATTGTTGCAGGAAGTGTTACCGCAATTACTTTAAATATACTATTTAATATGAAACCAAAGAAGAAAGTAGCAAAGAAAACTGTACCACAAGCATTAACAGAACAAGAAGCATAATTAAGTGAAAAAATACAGTGCGATCACTGTATTTTTTTGCGTATAAAGATGAAAAACAATCCGTAGTTCAGATGAAATGCGAGGTAACTTGATAGTACTGTAAACGGCCGTTACGGAAAATAACTTATGGTGAACACACTATAGCTATTTTGGGAATGTCACCGGCGGATAGTTTCGCTCTGCAGCTGATTTTTCCTATTCCATTGCTTTGTGCAATCTATAAAGCTATAGTATGATAGGTGAATAGCGAAAAAATTTAGAAGAATCGGTTGTTACGTGTGCTGGTTGTCTTTTATTGAAGATGCTAGCGCGGTTTAAACTTAGGGGTTGATAGATTGAGAAATGAAGAAGTAACAGATATTCAAAATATAAACAAACTGCCAATTGTTGCAGTTCTAATAACAGGTGCTTTTCTTGCCATTCTAAATCAGACTTTGCTGGCAACAGCGATACCACATATTATGGATGATTTACATTTAACAGAAAATACGGCCCAGTGGGTCACTACTATTTTCATGCTAGTTAACGGTATTATGATACCAATAACAGCTTTTTTGATAGAAACCTTTACTACTAGAAGGCTATTTTTAACCGCAATGTCTATTTTTGCATTTGGAACACTTATTTGTGCTGTGTCTCCAAATTTTGGAATACTTATGACTGGTAGAATTGTTCAAGCAGCTGGAGCAGGAATTATGATGCCATTAATGATGACTATCTTTTTATTAATTTTTCCTGTTGAAAAAAGAGGCTCTGCGATGGGGACAGTTGGTTTGGTTATCTCCTTTGCACCAGCTCTAGGACCAGTGATTTCTGGCTGGCTTGTTGAACATTACCCTTGGAGATCTTTATTTCTAATTGTTCTTCCGCTTGCAATTATCGATGTTATTGTAGCATTTTTTATTATGAAGAATATTACTACCCGTACTTTCCCAAAGGTAGATTATATTTCCATCGTATTATCGACACTTGGATTTGGCGGACTTCTCTATGGCTTTAGTAGTGCAGGAAATAGTGGGTGGTCTAATACGGTTGTTCTTCTGTCATTAGCTATAGGTGCTATTTGTTTAACTATCTTTATCCTCAGGCAATTTAAGCTTGCGCAACCTATATTAGAATTTCGTGTATTTAAAAATAAAATTTTCACAATAACAACAATAATTGGGATGATTGCGTTTATTGGGTTGATTGCTGCAGAAACGATTTTGCCTATTTACATGCAGAATATGGCAGGCTATTCCGCATTGGATTCCGGCTTGATGATTTTGCCAGGGGCGTTGATTATGGGAATCATGTCACCAATTAATGGACGAATCTTTGATAGATTTGGCGCTAGATACCTTGTGATTGTTGGGTTGCTGATTTTAACAATAACATCATTTTTATATACAAATCTCACCCCTGATACGTCATTATCCTATATCACGGTGGTGTTTGCTGTAAGGATGTTTGGCATTTCCATGATTATGATGCCTTCAACTACTGCTGGGTTAAATCAACTTTCAAATAAATTAATCCCACATGGTTCTGCCATGGTAAATACAATGCGACAGGTAGCAGCTTCAATTGGTACAGCTCTCCTCATCACAATTATGACAGCCACAGCATTGAATACAGGTAAAAACGCCACTCCGAGTGAACTGATTCATGGCGTGAATGTGGCGTTCTATGTTGCGACAGGTCTCTCGTTTGTTGGACTTATCTTAGCTCTTTACATTAAAGGAACGACACCACATGAAGATCGCGCTAGAGTAGAACAAGAAGAAGGTTAGAGATAATAACGCAGAACGGTAGAAGAAAGTTCATTTTCTTCTACCGTTTTTTCTTGAAAATTAATCTAAATGCTTTGCTGTTTTTTTATAATCAGCCGTTTCTTTCGATTTCCAAGAACAGAAACAACACTATGTAAAAGCATTCCAAAAATTACTAGTCCTATTCCGATAAATGATAAAGCACTTGGTAATGGTGCACTTAACAACAGTAGCTCGCCAAATAACGCGAAAATAACCTCTCCGGATTGAGTAGCCTCCACGCCGGCAAGCTTATGATTATCATCTTGCACAAGCTCTGCAGCATAAAAAAATAAAGCAGTAGCGATAATGCCTGAGGACACTGCAACAATAAATGTTTGCCCCACCTGGGCTCCGGAAGGTAAACCATCTACGAAGATTCCGTACATAGCCAAAAAGATCCAAAAAGGCATGGAGGCAATTGTCATACCAAGGAGACGTTGAAAAGTGGTCAGCTCTCCTTGAACTAAAAGCATCATTTTGCGATTGCCAAGTGGGTAAGCAAACGCAGAAATAACGAGTGGAATAACACATAGTAAAACATTCGTCATTGGAACTGTGGTAGCATGTTCCATTTGCATAATGAATATTCCTGCAAGGATAATCAGTGAAATGAAAACACTTTGAATGGGATGCGTTGTTTCACTTTTTGACTTAAAAAAGGAACCAGTAAAGACCCTGCAATAATGGTTAATTGAAATGTAGCAGCGACTAGCCAGCCAGGCCCATATATTGTTGCGAAAGTAAGTGGAGCATAGAAGAGACCAAACCCTATTGTACTCCATAAGAACCAGGGTATAGGGTGCCTCTTTATATGGTTAATTACTGGTTTTATTTTTCGGGTTGTTCCCAAGATAATTCCCAAAATAGGTAACATAAACATAAAGCGCAGGGAAGCACTCCAAACCCAGTGTCCACCTTCCAATTCCATTAAGCGATTTAATACAAATGTTACCGAAAAAAATAATGCTGCCAAAAGGCCAATTAAGATTGCTTTCATGATGTGTTCACCTCAATAAAAATAGATGAGCAGGGGGAGATTAATCCCGCCTGCTCTACCTTATAAAACTAAACATACTTTGCTTCTGTGAAACTGAAACATCAATTCCGTTAGTTTAAAATTTTGTGCAATAAATACAATATATCGAATATTAATTAATTGGTCAATAGAAAATAATAAATTTTCAGTCATTTCACGGGGCGCAAATGTAAATAGCATAGAGATGCTGTTTAATTCATAATATGTTAGCATATCGCTATTTAAAGGGAGAATAAAATTATAAAATAACGAATGCTTATTCAATGGTTTTTTAAAGAGAAGCAGGATGATGGAAATATGTGGCGAATTATATAAATAGGATACGATGAGCAGCGTTACAACAACAAAGAAGGAAGTGATCTTGTGGAAACTTTGCCGATATGGTTCTGGATTGTTTATTCTACCTTTATCCTGCTCTCTCTAGGGACTGCTATATTTAGTAATTTCAAAGAGGATAGAATACCACTTGCTTATATAACCATTATTCTCTCTTTTGCTTTACCTTTGGTGAGTTTTTTATTCAGCATTGGTAGAGGGGATAATGACAACGAATTTTCTTATATGATGAAAGAATTTGTAGATGGCAGCCTGACTGCTATTATGCTTATTTTAGGGTATATTTATTTAACAACTTGGTTGGTGCTTTTTATAAAGGATAACTTTGGACAATACATTTCTAAATTATCTGGGTGGTTGACCACAAAAATCAAAAATTCGCCATACCTGCACAGAAAACAGGACGGTGCTTAAAACATTAAATCCTATGAATAAAATTTCCTCACAATACTCAATTTAAAGTGAGGAGGTGCTATGAATGGGAAAAGATCGACAAGAAAAAAAGTTGAAACAAAGCGGACGAGTAGAGTCAGATCGCGATGTAGGATTGCGTTTTAAGGGTGCTACAAAGATGTCAGGTCCAGAGGAAGCCAGAAGGTTGAATGACGGTAATAAGTAAAAAATGGAAAAAAGCGATCATAATTGATCGCTTTTTATATTATTTAATTTTAATAATGATTTTTCCCTTAGCATGATGGGTTTCACTAAGCTCGTGAGCTTTTCTTAAGCCTTCTTCACTCAATGGAAATGTATTCCCAATCACTGGCTTAATTACTTCTTTTTCCATTAACTCAGCAATTTCACTTAATTGCTTACCATTTTCTTTTAACCAAATTGAGTCTGCTTTAATATCTTTTTCAGTAGCTAATTCTTTATTTGGTGCTTGTACAATGGAGACTAGCTTACCGCCATTTTTTAAAACCTTAAAGCTTTTCTCCTGGATTTTTCCACCCATCGTATCTACTACAATATCGTAATCAGATAGCTTGTCTGAAAAATCTTCTTCTTTATAATTAATAAATTCATCTACACCTAGTTCTTTTAATAAAGCTTTATTTTTTTCGCTTGCTGTAGAAGCAACATATGCGCCGAAGTGTTTGGCAATTTGAATAGCAAAACTTCCAACACCTCCTGCTCCCGCATGTATTAATACTTTGTCACCTTCTTTAACTTCGGAGAAATCGACAAGGCACTGCCATGCAGTGAGACCAGCTAGTGGAACTGCAGCAGCTTCATCGAATGTAATATTTTCAGGGAGCTTTGCAAGTAAATCTTCTTCTACAGGAACGTATTCGGCATAGGTACCGTTGGCGGTCGTTGCAGGACGTGCAAAGACGCGGTCTCCAACAGTAAAGTCAGTTACATTACTACCAATCTCCTTTATTATGCCTGCTGCGTCCCAGCCAAGGATGATAGGGAATTCAAAAGGAATATTATCCTTTAAATAACCTGCTCTGATCTTCCAATCAATAGGGTTAATTGATGTCGCGTGCAATTCAACTAAAACTTGATTATCCTTTATAGTAGGTACTGCTACATTGCTTTCAGTTAATTTGTCAGCAGGACCATATTCATCTATAATAATTGCTTTCATTCTAAAACCTTCTCTCCTATGAATTACAGTAGTTTGGCAACTTTTTCTGCTTATTTGCCAAAACATATGTTTAATATAGTAGTTTCCCGAATATGAGAAAAATTAATCATGAAAGAAGGGATGAATATGAGTGAAAAATTATATTCCTTTGCTCCCGTTTTACCAGAACGACCAAAGGTTCTAATACTCGGATCTATGCCTGGGGGGATGTCCTTAAAGAAGCAACAATACTATGGGAACCCCAGAAATCATTTTTGGCCTATTATGTTCGAATTATTCCAGCAAGAGGACTTAGAGGACTATGAAGCTAAATTAGCTTTTATTAAAAAACAAGGGATTGCACTTTGGGATACCATTGGTAGTTGTTATCGTGAGGGGAGTTTGGACACGAATATAGTAAATGAGGAGCCGAATGATATTGCAGAGTTAGTGAGGAAACATCCATCGCTGGATTTAATTGTTTGTAATGGGGGAAAGTCATATCAGACATTTAAAAAGCACTTTTTCGAAGAAGTATTTGGCGAAGTAGATGTTCGAAAGCTACCTTCTACAAGCCCAATACCTGGTAGATATACGAAGACTTTCGCTGGTAAAGTGGAGGAATGGAAAGTCATTTTGGACTATCTGGATAATTAGAAATGTTTTAGAAGACAGATAAAAAGGGTAGTGAAAGATAAGTTAGTTTAATTGTCAAAAAAAAGGTACAATGGAATCAGAAGGGGTTGCTTTAGGAGCAATCAAAATAAAAAGTAAGTATTTTGAACTACATTTTCTATTTGCTGAAATGATGAATAAATTACTCAGTAGGATAATAAACTTACATTGGTTGTAAAAAATTGCTCCATAAACGAGTCGCAAGCGGCATCTTGCGACTCGGACTGCTATCCATAAGGTGTGGCGACTGGCTCAGGGGTCAAATCAATTCAGATTCTCCTGTTCCTGTCGGCAGGGCGCTTATTTTTTTTCTCGGCTGTTTACGATCAGTAATACCAATGTGGCAAACATGAACATCAACTGAAGAGTTGTGTCAAACGGTATCATATATGTCCCCCCTTTCTTGGGGTTTTTCGCCAAGTAAAAGATATGCTTAACTGA contains the following coding sequences:
- the sspL gene encoding small, acid-soluble spore protein L, which encodes MEVVCLSKKRNNYSNKQVQSSVNPQGLTEDEAEQRPKSQLEQRAKKKNTKI
- a CDS encoding sporulation protein translates to MGIIDYTLDYLRESLANYAENEMCQQIFQKLDENNYSNEEMFVRALDEEEMTYLNDVLENELHYAKSVEHDQRVKELTEVYELLF
- a CDS encoding ISL3 family transposase, whose amino-acid sequence is MQNHFIIEMLGIEDKHVDVWEVSSDSAKFFVELYTKVKKQKCPFCGNRTKSIHGYRTQTIQGPIVSNKPVSISLKKRRYLCKACNHTFYEKLQMVERYQRCTRSIQTTALTYTAVGSFTTAAQLTGMSSQRLLRIYDRKEIKTRKVLPRALAIDEFKGDAGGERFQTVIADVENKEIVDVLPDRKVDTIKAYLQSCDTSNVEIVVMDLSKSFKQAIRKALGNPLIIADRFHFMRQVYWALDEVRREVQRDLEKKDRIYMKKSKKLLWKSTYKLSEEEREKVNQLLQVDPRLEEAYNLKNKLDQWFKESNEKTATQGLEGCLMAMKDSNIESFHRVRKTFERWKQEILHSFMYPFNNGYIEGVNNTIKVAKRMSYGIKNFNRLKKKILWRQEVRRVLTQ
- a CDS encoding VOC family protein, which codes for MNFQYNRLDHVQIAAPKGGEEKAKEFYAEKLGFTEIEKPPLLKKNGGVWFQAGDVHIHIGIEDPFRPATKAHPAIQVHQLENLKEYLTDQGIEVITDDRLPGASRFYVNDPFGNRIEFLEWLYNEQE
- a CDS encoding xanthine phosphoribosyltransferase, which encodes MELLKQKIVNEGKALSNTVLKVDRFLNHQIDPQLMQEIGKEFAALFQEAGITKILTLESSGIAPSVMTGLQLEVPVIFARKRKSLTLIENLYSANVYSFTKQETSEISISSDFITSEDTVLVIDDFLANGQAALGLIDLVKQAGAKIAGVGIVIEKAFQDGGSLIEEQGIRLESLAKIASLSKGNVTFEEEESI
- a CDS encoding nucleobase:cation symporter-2 family protein, producing MKNTALGLQHVLAMYAGAILVPLIVGGGVGLNPEQLTYLVAVDILMCGVATLLQVFKNRFFGIGLPVVLGCTFTAVGPMIAIGGEYGISAIYGSILVSGLFVVLVSKYFGKLVRFFPPVVTGSVVTIIGITLIPVAINNMGGGQGASDFGSLTNIALSFGTLLFIILLYRFSTGFIRSISILIGLLAGTIIAAVMGKVDFQAVADASYFHMVQPFYFGMPTFEWSAIITMCLVAMVSLVESTGVYFALSDITEKELTEKDLSNGYRAEGLAILLGGVFNAFQYTAFSQNVGLIQLTGVKSRKVVGVAGVILILLGFIPKIAAFTTIIPTAVLGGAMIAMFGMVVSQGIKMLSNVIANSPENSMIIACSVGMGLGVTVVPELFSHFPTSVQILTSNGIVAGSVTAITLNILFNMKPKKKVAKKTVPQALTEQEA
- a CDS encoding DHA2 family efflux MFS transporter permease subunit, which codes for MRNEEVTDIQNINKLPIVAVLITGAFLAILNQTLLATAIPHIMDDLHLTENTAQWVTTIFMLVNGIMIPITAFLIETFTTRRLFLTAMSIFAFGTLICAVSPNFGILMTGRIVQAAGAGIMMPLMMTIFLLIFPVEKRGSAMGTVGLVISFAPALGPVISGWLVEHYPWRSLFLIVLPLAIIDVIVAFFIMKNITTRTFPKVDYISIVLSTLGFGGLLYGFSSAGNSGWSNTVVLLSLAIGAICLTIFILRQFKLAQPILEFRVFKNKIFTITTIIGMIAFIGLIAAETILPIYMQNMAGYSALDSGLMILPGALIMGIMSPINGRIFDRFGARYLVIVGLLILTITSFLYTNLTPDTSLSYITVVFAVRMFGISMIMMPSTTAGLNQLSNKLIPHGSAMVNTMRQVAASIGTALLITIMTATALNTGKNATPSELIHGVNVAFYVATGLSFVGLILALYIKGTTPHEDRARVEQEEG
- a CDS encoding YpzI family protein, which gives rise to MGKDRQEKKLKQSGRVESDRDVGLRFKGATKMSGPEEARRLNDGNK
- a CDS encoding NADP-dependent oxidoreductase; the protein is MKAIIIDEYGPADKLTESNVAVPTIKDNQVLVELHATSINPIDWKIRAGYLKDNIPFEFPIILGWDAAGIIKEIGSNVTDFTVGDRVFARPATTANGTYAEYVPVEEDLLAKLPENITFDEAAAVPLAGLTAWQCLVDFSEVKEGDKVLIHAGAGGVGSFAIQIAKHFGAYVASTASEKNKALLKELGVDEFINYKEEDFSDKLSDYDIVVDTMGGKIQEKSFKVLKNGGKLVSIVQAPNKELATEKDIKADSIWLKENGKQLSEIAELMEKEVIKPVIGNTFPLSEEGLRKAHELSETHHAKGKIIIKIK
- a CDS encoding DNA-deoxyinosine glycosylase, translating into MSEKLYSFAPVLPERPKVLILGSMPGGMSLKKQQYYGNPRNHFWPIMFELFQQEDLEDYEAKLAFIKKQGIALWDTIGSCYREGSLDTNIVNEEPNDIAELVRKHPSLDLIVCNGGKSYQTFKKHFFEEVFGEVDVRKLPSTSPIPGRYTKTFAGKVEEWKVILDYLDN